In one Natronosalvus amylolyticus genomic region, the following are encoded:
- a CDS encoding carbohydrate ABC transporter permease has translation MSTQHSDDETPVSSDGDPLRLRLWDRIRFARQTYTERMPKIESVAYLFISPFFVLFGLFLAFPIVYTVYLSFFEYQSVSSDSLFWIDLGPLFIDVPQIAELRFVGFGNYVHMAGDSLFWQSMFNTTYILLIQVPIMIGLALALALALNASFVRFKGFFRTAIAIPVSANIVAYSTVFLLLFNEQFGFINYLLTTVGIEPIAWLRDEFWARKTIIAAVTWRWTGYNMIILLAGLQNIPQQLYEAAEIDGASRWEKFRYVTLPQLKPVLLFVVVLSTIGTFKLFAEPYVITDGGPTNATITIVQYIYREAFQNWNLGYASALTVVFVAIVSVISIIQIKIGGDD, from the coding sequence ATGTCAACACAGCATTCTGACGACGAGACGCCCGTCTCGAGCGACGGTGACCCGCTTCGACTGCGACTCTGGGATCGGATTCGATTCGCCAGACAGACGTACACCGAGCGGATGCCGAAGATCGAGAGCGTCGCATATCTGTTTATTTCGCCGTTTTTCGTCCTGTTCGGGCTGTTTCTGGCGTTCCCCATCGTCTACACGGTGTACCTCTCGTTTTTCGAGTACCAGAGCGTCAGCAGCGACAGCCTGTTCTGGATCGATCTCGGACCGCTATTCATCGACGTTCCACAGATTGCCGAGTTGCGGTTCGTCGGATTCGGGAACTACGTCCACATGGCCGGCGACAGCCTGTTCTGGCAGTCGATGTTCAACACGACGTACATCCTGCTGATTCAGGTGCCGATCATGATCGGGCTAGCACTCGCACTTGCGTTGGCGCTCAACGCGTCGTTCGTCCGGTTCAAAGGCTTCTTCCGAACGGCTATCGCGATCCCGGTCTCGGCGAACATCGTCGCCTACTCGACGGTCTTTTTGCTCCTGTTCAACGAGCAGTTCGGCTTCATCAACTACCTGCTTACGACGGTCGGCATCGAACCGATCGCCTGGCTCAGAGACGAGTTCTGGGCGCGAAAAACGATCATCGCCGCTGTCACCTGGCGATGGACCGGCTACAACATGATTATCCTGCTCGCGGGGCTACAGAACATCCCCCAACAGCTGTACGAGGCCGCCGAAATCGACGGCGCGAGTCGCTGGGAGAAGTTCCGGTACGTGACCCTGCCACAGCTGAAACCCGTGTTGTTGTTCGTCGTCGTCCTCTCGACTATCGGGACGTTCAAACTGTTCGCCGAGCCCTACGTCATCACCGACGGTGGCCCGACGAACGCGACGATAACCATCGTCCAGTACATCTACCGCGAAGCGTTCCAGAACTGGAACCTCGGCTACGCGAGCGCGCTGACGGTCGTCTTCGTGGCCATCGTCAGCGTCATCTCCATCATCCAGATCAAAATTGGGGGTGACGACTGA
- a CDS encoding ABC transporter substrate-binding protein produces MPRNSNYSRRRMLIGAGAAGATALAGCIGTGDPEDDDGNGNGGNGGNGGNGGNGGNGEAPMADDILGWGWDVAARSMQLTAEEYNAAHDATVTVEEFGREAMKDDLQTRLASGSGAPDVSMLEMIDGPSYIDTGSVLEISDRIEDAGVYDDFVPGVWDALSDGDDVYALPWDIGPTAVYYRRDVYDEHGLEADAIETWDDFMEEGEKLPDDVSMLNLPLNDLDGAWRYQFRQLGNNPFTDDGDVNIHNEDSVMIAEIMKELNDRGLASTLDGWSTAWFGAYENGDIASLPSAAWMEGTLRDELPGTDGNWGVYKVPAHEAGGPRASNWGGSSLMIPNQIDDAERNRAWDYIEWTLATEEMQLLMYDEYGLFPALETTYDDDAFDEELDFFGGQAARRVFADVAEDMPDYRFSEDTPEVSDAINTEFERMLRDDIDPEDAVLAAAETVAERTGRDLA; encoded by the coding sequence ATGCCACGCAATAGCAACTACAGTCGACGACGAATGCTGATCGGTGCTGGGGCAGCAGGTGCAACCGCACTCGCAGGGTGTATCGGTACCGGTGACCCCGAAGACGACGATGGAAACGGCAACGGTGGAAACGGCGGCAACGGCGGTAACGGCGGCAACGGTGGCAACGGTGAGGCACCGATGGCCGACGATATCCTCGGCTGGGGATGGGACGTTGCAGCCCGTTCGATGCAACTCACCGCTGAGGAGTACAACGCAGCGCACGACGCCACCGTCACCGTTGAAGAGTTCGGTCGAGAGGCGATGAAAGACGATCTGCAGACGCGACTCGCCAGCGGCTCGGGCGCTCCCGACGTCTCGATGCTCGAGATGATCGACGGACCATCCTACATCGATACCGGCTCGGTGCTCGAGATCTCCGACCGAATCGAGGACGCTGGCGTATACGACGACTTCGTCCCCGGCGTGTGGGATGCACTGAGTGACGGCGACGACGTGTACGCGCTCCCGTGGGACATCGGCCCAACCGCCGTCTACTACCGTCGAGACGTCTACGACGAGCACGGTCTCGAGGCCGATGCCATCGAGACCTGGGACGACTTCATGGAAGAAGGCGAAAAGCTTCCAGACGACGTCTCGATGTTGAACCTGCCGCTGAACGACCTCGACGGAGCCTGGCGGTACCAGTTCCGCCAACTCGGGAACAACCCGTTCACCGATGACGGTGACGTCAACATCCACAACGAGGATTCGGTAATGATCGCCGAAATCATGAAAGAGCTCAACGACAGAGGGCTCGCCTCGACGCTCGACGGCTGGTCGACGGCCTGGTTCGGCGCCTACGAGAACGGTGATATCGCGTCGCTGCCGTCTGCCGCGTGGATGGAGGGTACCCTCCGGGACGAACTCCCGGGCACCGACGGCAACTGGGGCGTTTACAAGGTCCCCGCCCACGAAGCAGGCGGCCCGCGCGCCTCGAACTGGGGTGGCTCGAGTCTGATGATTCCCAACCAGATCGACGACGCCGAACGAAACCGCGCCTGGGACTACATCGAGTGGACCCTCGCGACCGAGGAGATGCAGCTACTCATGTACGACGAGTACGGCCTGTTCCCGGCACTCGAGACGACCTACGACGACGATGCCTTCGACGAGGAACTCGACTTCTTCGGTGGACAGGCAGCGCGACGAGTGTTCGCCGACGTCGCAGAGGATATGCCAGATTACCGGTTCTCCGAGGACACGCCAGAAGTCAGTGATGCTATCAACACGGAGTTCGAACGCATGCTCCGTGACGACATCGACCCCGAAGACGCTGTGCTGGCCGCTGCGGAGACCGTCGCCGAACGAACCGGCCGCGATCTGGCCTGA
- a CDS encoding IclR family transcriptional regulator, translated as MGKDAGVSVQATATSFAIVEALRTREQAGVTELATELGRSKSAVHNHLSTLETLGYVTSTDGKYRLTHRFLRLGLATRERNPIYVAAKAKLRTLARTTGESVNLVVPEDDHGVYLYRVGNGDHPIEEGGSVALHASAAGKAILAYRGHDAVDDFIDRHGLPALTERTVTDPATLRSQLRSIRDRRVAFDRGEQTEGWQCVASAIVIEDEPVAAISVSGPADRMQGKRLEEDTTGLVVSTAKAIELEVLSD; from the coding sequence ATGGGGAAAGATGCTGGCGTTTCCGTTCAGGCGACGGCAACGTCGTTTGCAATCGTGGAAGCGCTTCGAACGCGCGAGCAGGCTGGCGTCACCGAGTTAGCGACCGAACTTGGCCGATCGAAAAGCGCCGTTCACAACCATCTCTCGACCCTCGAGACGCTCGGATACGTCACCAGTACTGACGGAAAGTACCGGCTGACCCATCGATTTCTCCGCCTCGGGTTAGCCACACGCGAACGCAACCCGATCTACGTCGCTGCCAAAGCGAAGTTGCGAACGTTGGCTCGGACCACCGGCGAGAGCGTCAACCTCGTCGTCCCCGAAGACGACCACGGAGTGTACCTGTACCGCGTCGGCAACGGGGACCATCCGATCGAGGAAGGTGGCAGCGTTGCTCTTCACGCCTCCGCGGCGGGGAAAGCGATTCTCGCCTACCGCGGCCACGACGCCGTCGACGACTTCATCGACCGACACGGTTTGCCAGCCCTGACCGAACGCACGGTCACTGACCCGGCCACCTTGCGAAGTCAACTGCGCTCGATTCGCGACCGACGCGTCGCGTTCGACCGAGGCGAACAGACAGAAGGCTGGCAGTGTGTCGCGAGCGCTATCGTCATAGAAGACGAACCTGTCGCCGCCATCAGCGTCTCCGGCCCCGCCGACCGCATGCAGGGCAAACGCCTCGAGGAGGACACCACCGGTCTCGTGGTGAGCACGGCCAAAGCAATCGAACTCGAGGTTCTCTCCGACTGA
- a CDS encoding type II CAAX endopeptidase family protein yields MSRLRSRQLSRCAVRLARTSAPWGFPLLYLGWAYLFWLPVVVSEASVWTYPNVVLLLIGGSSPLLAGIVMLWANHGRAGFVDLRRRLFEVGRISHRWWPIILLFYPLFTLAMASVALLIEFTAEPLVFIGLDRLFDPAALLFLLAVAFLFPAIEEVGLRGYWFDQLQARWSAFVSSLILGTVWALWHVPLVYMPGYYEGTTFQPELWWWLPSIVLTAIIGTWVYNNTARSVLAVIVFHFLGNLTGETMGFAPELYPFAHVGTVIVALTVVLWFGADSLRGRDTARPLPDWVPANRRQ; encoded by the coding sequence ATGAGCAGGTTGCGTTCACGACAGCTCTCTCGATGTGCTGTCAGACTCGCACGTACCAGTGCGCCATGGGGGTTCCCCCTGCTGTATCTGGGCTGGGCCTATCTCTTCTGGCTACCTGTAGTCGTCTCAGAAGCGTCCGTCTGGACGTACCCGAACGTGGTGTTGCTATTGATCGGCGGCTCGAGTCCGCTCTTGGCCGGGATCGTGATGCTGTGGGCAAACCACGGGCGGGCTGGGTTCGTCGACCTCCGTCGGCGGCTGTTCGAGGTCGGTCGGATCAGTCATCGATGGTGGCCGATCATCCTGCTGTTCTATCCGCTGTTTACTCTCGCCATGGCTAGTGTCGCCCTCCTTATCGAGTTCACTGCCGAACCGCTGGTGTTCATCGGCCTCGACCGCCTCTTCGACCCCGCAGCACTGTTGTTCTTGCTGGCGGTCGCGTTCCTGTTTCCGGCGATCGAAGAGGTTGGCCTTCGCGGCTACTGGTTCGATCAACTCCAGGCACGGTGGAGCGCGTTCGTGAGTAGCCTGATTCTGGGAACCGTGTGGGCGCTGTGGCACGTTCCGCTGGTCTACATGCCCGGCTATTACGAAGGGACGACGTTCCAGCCGGAACTGTGGTGGTGGCTTCCAAGCATCGTCTTGACTGCAATCATTGGAACGTGGGTTTACAACAATACTGCACGGAGCGTCCTCGCAGTCATCGTTTTCCACTTCCTCGGGAACCTCACTGGCGAGACGATGGGATTTGCTCCCGAACTGTATCCATTCGCTCACGTCGGGACTGTTATCGTCGCGCTGACGGTCGTGCTATGGTTCGGCGCGGATTCGCTGCGTGGTCGGGACACGGCGCGGCCGTTACCGGACTGGGTTCCCGCCAATCGGCGTCAGTAA
- the ncsA gene encoding tRNA 2-thiolation protein NcsA has product MNCNRCAEPAVMHAAYSGAHLCEAHFLESVEKRVRRRIRRDDLVPRSATPDNPQKWLIGLSGGKDSVVLTQILYETFHEDPRIELICLTIHEGIEGYRDKSLDACLELTDDLDFTHEVLSYEDEFDVRMDQVVEDDPENMAACAYCGVFRRDLLSNYAEDIDADLLLTGHNLDDEAQTALMNFLEGDVAQIAKHFDASLGPLSERRTGDAFVPRAKPLRDVPEKEVALYAHLRDLPAHITECPHSSEAYRGEIQQLLYGLEENHPGTRHSILSGYEELAGIVAERYDADGDDPDLRECTECGSTTTREICRKCSLLESIQAV; this is encoded by the coding sequence ATGAACTGTAATCGGTGTGCCGAACCGGCGGTGATGCACGCCGCCTACTCCGGGGCACACCTCTGTGAGGCACACTTCCTCGAGTCGGTCGAAAAGCGCGTCCGTCGACGGATTCGCCGGGACGATCTCGTGCCACGGTCGGCGACGCCCGACAATCCGCAAAAGTGGCTGATCGGCCTCTCCGGCGGCAAAGACAGCGTCGTTCTCACGCAAATACTCTACGAGACCTTCCACGAAGACCCTCGAATCGAACTGATCTGTCTCACCATCCACGAGGGTATCGAGGGCTACCGCGACAAGAGCCTCGACGCCTGCCTCGAGTTGACCGACGACCTCGACTTCACCCACGAGGTGCTGAGCTACGAAGACGAATTCGACGTCCGAATGGACCAGGTGGTCGAGGACGACCCCGAAAACATGGCCGCCTGCGCCTACTGTGGGGTCTTCCGGCGCGATCTGCTCTCGAACTACGCCGAGGATATCGACGCAGACCTCCTGCTGACCGGCCACAACCTCGACGACGAGGCTCAGACCGCGTTGATGAACTTTCTCGAAGGTGACGTCGCCCAGATCGCAAAGCACTTCGACGCCAGCCTCGGCCCGCTCTCGGAACGTCGCACTGGAGACGCGTTCGTCCCGCGAGCGAAACCGCTGCGTGACGTCCCCGAAAAGGAGGTGGCGCTGTACGCCCACCTCAGGGACCTGCCAGCCCACATCACCGAGTGTCCACACTCGAGTGAGGCCTACCGCGGCGAGATTCAGCAGTTGTTGTACGGCCTCGAGGAGAACCATCCCGGCACTCGACACTCGATTCTCTCCGGCTACGAAGAACTGGCTGGCATCGTCGCCGAGCGCTACGACGCCGATGGTGACGATCCGGACCTACGCGAGTGCACGGAGTGTGGGTCGACGACGACGCGAGAAATCTGTCGGAAGTGCTCGCTGCTCGAGTCGATTCAGGCGGTGTAG
- a CDS encoding dihydrodipicolinate synthase family protein, whose protein sequence is MHGTGVPLATPFDEAGTVDHSTLEELVDWLETAGIDFFVPCGSTGEAPLLTLEERIGVTETVANATEKPVLAGTGFEGYEPTLEATERTADVGADAALVITPSYYGSDDGAIGRYYRRLAEESPIPIYLYSVPKFTGHTLAPRTVESLASHPNIAGIKDSSGSLESVQRLVRFTDDMDFSVLVGSGSVYAPALDAGVDGGILAVANAVPERAATIYERHTGGDTAGSRALNADLVELNRAVTSRYGVPGVKAALSLRGQSVGNPRRPLEAVDEVVVDELDALLERALEA, encoded by the coding sequence ATGCACGGCACTGGCGTTCCACTCGCGACGCCGTTCGACGAGGCTGGAACCGTAGACCACTCGACACTCGAGGAACTGGTCGACTGGCTCGAGACCGCCGGAATCGACTTTTTCGTCCCCTGTGGCTCGACGGGCGAGGCTCCGCTGTTGACCCTCGAGGAACGAATCGGTGTCACGGAAACTGTCGCGAACGCGACCGAAAAACCCGTTCTCGCGGGGACTGGATTCGAGGGGTACGAACCGACGCTCGAGGCGACCGAACGAACGGCCGACGTCGGGGCGGATGCGGCACTCGTCATCACGCCGTCGTACTACGGCAGCGACGACGGTGCGATCGGCCGGTACTACCGACGCCTGGCCGAGGAGTCGCCCATACCGATCTACCTCTACAGCGTCCCCAAGTTCACGGGTCACACACTCGCCCCCAGAACCGTCGAATCACTCGCCTCCCATCCGAACATCGCCGGCATTAAAGACTCGAGCGGGAGCCTCGAGTCCGTCCAACGCCTGGTCCGGTTCACCGACGACATGGACTTCTCGGTGCTCGTCGGCAGTGGAAGCGTCTACGCCCCGGCACTCGATGCGGGCGTCGACGGCGGCATCCTGGCAGTGGCGAACGCCGTCCCGGAGCGAGCCGCTACGATCTACGAACGCCATACGGGTGGCGACACTGCCGGGTCGCGAGCCCTGAACGCGGACCTGGTAGAACTCAATCGCGCGGTCACCTCTCGCTACGGCGTGCCGGGGGTCAAAGCTGCGCTCTCCCTTCGCGGCCAGTCCGTCGGCAACCCTCGCCGACCACTCGAGGCGGTCGACGAAGTCGTCGTCGACGAACTCGATGCCTTGCTCGAGAGAGCACTCGAGGCGTAG
- a CDS encoding putative sulfate/molybdate transporter, whose protein sequence is MALYSGYVDLPAIEFSTRELTGALGDSITVLPLVVALAATTSVSLAHVFLAFGIFQIVWGLFYGMPMSLEPMKALVGLAIVGALSHPELIAAGLLTGGVLLLVGWFGLVGRLERVVGEPVVRGIQLAVALLLLQAAFGLSLESLPVALGGVTLVALLWIGGFRNGSSLVVLGVGGAVAVSVAGFPALRLPEASFFPAGNPALTVGALEATVAQLGMTIGNAAIATALLAGDLYDRQLSSDRLSRSMGVTCLAAVPLGGVPMCHGSGGLAGKYAFGAKTAGANVILGVGYLALSLLAIGALLAAFPLALLGVLLAIVGVELGRAAVTPLSTYRDGAIAVTVGLLGLFVNVGLAFVAGVVLWQLVVRFR, encoded by the coding sequence ATGGCCCTCTATAGCGGGTATGTCGATTTACCCGCTATCGAATTCTCGACGCGTGAACTAACGGGTGCGTTAGGGGATTCGATTACGGTATTGCCACTGGTCGTCGCCCTCGCTGCGACGACCTCCGTCTCGCTGGCCCACGTCTTTCTGGCGTTCGGCATCTTTCAGATCGTCTGGGGACTGTTCTATGGGATGCCGATGTCGCTCGAGCCGATGAAGGCGCTGGTTGGCCTTGCAATCGTCGGCGCGCTCTCCCACCCGGAACTGATCGCCGCCGGATTGCTCACTGGCGGGGTCTTGCTGCTCGTTGGGTGGTTCGGGCTCGTTGGTCGACTCGAGCGAGTCGTCGGTGAACCGGTCGTCCGCGGGATTCAACTGGCGGTGGCGTTACTGTTGCTCCAGGCTGCGTTCGGGCTGTCTCTCGAGTCGCTGCCCGTTGCACTCGGCGGCGTAACGCTCGTCGCACTGCTGTGGATTGGCGGGTTCCGAAACGGAAGTTCGCTCGTCGTTCTCGGCGTTGGCGGTGCGGTGGCCGTTAGCGTCGCCGGTTTTCCGGCCCTGCGTCTCCCGGAGGCAAGCTTCTTTCCGGCCGGAAATCCCGCGCTTACCGTCGGTGCACTCGAGGCGACCGTTGCCCAGCTCGGGATGACGATCGGGAACGCCGCAATCGCAACGGCGCTCCTCGCTGGAGACCTCTACGACCGGCAGCTCTCGTCGGATCGGCTCTCTCGCAGTATGGGTGTTACCTGCCTGGCGGCAGTACCTCTCGGTGGCGTTCCGATGTGTCACGGCAGCGGTGGACTGGCAGGCAAGTACGCGTTCGGGGCGAAGACCGCTGGAGCGAACGTCATCCTCGGCGTCGGCTATCTCGCACTGTCGCTGCTGGCTATCGGAGCTCTCCTGGCGGCGTTTCCGCTGGCATTACTGGGCGTGTTGTTGGCCATCGTCGGTGTCGAACTTGGTCGTGCCGCAGTGACGCCGCTTTCGACGTATCGCGACGGAGCAATCGCCGTGACCGTCGGGTTGCTCGGTCTCTTCGTGAACGTTGGGTTGGCGTTCGTCGCCGGCGTCGTGCTCTGGCAACTGGTCGTTCGGTTCCGGTAA
- a CDS encoding DUF7384 family protein: MPDRPNPARVVADTDVLAADLFVDGDARAALDHVRRHEWVELVASDELLTATETLVTSLADSDLAAAHRERLEPDRVRVEQPPEDHPALASAYRGNAAHLLTYEEGLRSAKAGLTLQPRVSVSIRSPDAFATLFDPESLYEAVVGGTYPGPDRDPLE, encoded by the coding sequence ATGCCTGACCGGCCGAATCCGGCTCGAGTGGTCGCCGATACGGACGTCCTGGCGGCGGACCTGTTCGTCGACGGCGATGCCAGAGCAGCCCTCGACCACGTCCGGCGTCACGAGTGGGTCGAACTCGTCGCCAGCGACGAACTGCTCACAGCAACCGAGACGCTCGTCACGTCGCTCGCAGATAGCGATCTCGCGGCGGCTCACCGCGAGCGTCTCGAGCCCGACCGCGTTCGCGTCGAACAGCCGCCCGAGGATCATCCAGCGCTGGCGTCTGCCTACCGCGGAAACGCGGCACACCTGCTCACGTACGAGGAGGGGTTGCGTTCGGCCAAGGCCGGACTGACACTCCAACCGCGGGTGTCGGTCAGCATCCGGTCTCCGGATGCCTTCGCCACGCTGTTCGACCCGGAAAGCCTGTACGAAGCCGTCGTCGGTGGGACCTATCCCGGTCCTGATCGAGACCCACTCGAGTGA
- a CDS encoding metallophosphoesterase, producing MATHTDDRVYYVISDLHIGGDEQLEHVDFLPELLDFLERLEKTDEDAELIINGDAFGLWEFTTVSGIEKFDVLEETYQELFEQFRATGENVSITLLPGNHDHELAAYDEYVERFAEYNVDLVPEQSISREVGEQAIHFEHGHQRDDNNRIEDWGNPHATPLGYYYNTLVTSRAGKLSDRGRYNWLKNVQAVTPTERMPVWLFSKYFYREMNPLLRYSLVPFLLLFNISVLLAILAGLDLVGIWSTPVEAATEFLGQFGRAGTVAWFVLATNVAVAGLLVLVGIPLHFIRRDIKKTVNRFGVFETDLTVDPEAPYEDAAREVFDANPETTIFCFGHTHRPMIQELEGGILVNSGTWLRRLHRRDGIIGLLPPVFYPSYQLSAVRIAPEDEGVAVEFEEIKKPSPAAEELTRTERFFTVGREPIPELPDRYVVPTETTAEALEASD from the coding sequence ATGGCAACCCACACCGATGATCGGGTCTACTACGTGATCAGCGACCTGCACATCGGCGGTGACGAACAACTCGAGCACGTCGATTTTCTCCCCGAGCTCCTCGACTTCCTCGAACGACTGGAAAAAACGGACGAAGACGCCGAATTGATTATCAACGGCGACGCGTTCGGACTCTGGGAGTTCACGACGGTTTCGGGCATCGAGAAGTTCGACGTACTCGAGGAAACCTACCAGGAACTGTTCGAGCAGTTCCGTGCGACCGGCGAGAACGTCTCCATTACGCTCTTGCCCGGCAATCACGACCACGAACTGGCCGCCTACGACGAGTACGTCGAGCGCTTTGCCGAGTACAACGTCGACCTGGTTCCCGAGCAGTCGATCAGCCGGGAGGTTGGCGAGCAGGCGATTCACTTCGAACACGGACACCAGCGCGACGACAACAACCGAATCGAAGACTGGGGCAACCCACACGCGACCCCACTCGGCTACTACTACAACACGCTCGTGACGAGTCGGGCAGGGAAGCTCTCAGACCGCGGCCGGTACAACTGGCTGAAAAACGTCCAGGCGGTCACCCCAACCGAACGGATGCCGGTCTGGCTGTTCTCGAAGTACTTCTACCGGGAGATGAACCCACTGCTCCGATACTCGCTGGTCCCGTTTTTGCTGTTGTTCAACATCAGCGTCCTGCTCGCGATACTAGCGGGTCTCGACCTGGTCGGCATCTGGTCGACGCCAGTCGAAGCGGCAACCGAGTTCCTCGGACAGTTCGGTCGAGCGGGCACCGTCGCCTGGTTCGTGCTCGCCACGAACGTCGCGGTGGCCGGACTGCTCGTCCTGGTCGGCATTCCGCTGCACTTCATCCGCCGCGACATCAAGAAGACAGTCAACCGATTCGGCGTCTTCGAGACCGACCTGACGGTCGACCCCGAAGCTCCCTACGAGGATGCCGCTCGCGAGGTGTTCGATGCGAACCCGGAGACCACCATCTTCTGTTTCGGCCACACCCACCGACCGATGATCCAGGAACTCGAGGGCGGTATCCTCGTGAACAGCGGCACCTGGCTGCGACGACTCCACCGGCGCGACGGCATCATTGGCCTCCTTCCACCGGTGTTCTATCCGAGCTATCAGCTCTCGGCGGTCCGCATCGCCCCGGAAGACGAGGGCGTCGCCGTCGAGTTCGAAGAAATCAAGAAGCCGAGTCCCGCCGCCGAAGAGCTCACGCGCACCGAGCGGTTTTTCACCGTCGGCCGCGAGCCGATTCCAGAGCTTCCGGATCGGTACGTGGTCCCAACGGAGACGACCGCCGAAGCGCTCGAGGCATCGGATTGA
- a CDS encoding SDR family NAD(P)-dependent oxidoreductase, translated as MTNRASASSEATDRDATARPRRALVTGGSRGIGYALAAEFAADGYDLVLTARDRDRLEGAATRLRDRFGCAATAIAADLSDPEAPQALHDRISDAVGHIDALVNNAAIATYGPFAESDLEAERDQLRINVEAPMALTRLYLPAMLERDDGMVLTVASTAAVRPGPTMAGYHASKAYLLSFTESIAAECRETGVTVTALCPGPVSTSIHDRCGRGSTWLERRFMFTPQQVAASGYRAAKRGDIVFVPGYRNRVIPVLSRLLPSSLRRRLGHWVTTPGVVPWR; from the coding sequence ATGACGAATCGAGCATCGGCCTCGAGCGAGGCGACCGATAGAGACGCTACCGCACGGCCTCGGAGGGCCCTCGTCACCGGCGGCAGTCGTGGCATCGGCTACGCACTGGCAGCCGAGTTCGCCGCCGACGGCTACGATCTGGTGCTCACGGCTCGAGATCGCGACCGACTCGAGGGGGCGGCCACCCGACTCCGCGATCGGTTCGGGTGTGCGGCGACGGCAATAGCTGCCGATCTCTCGGATCCAGAGGCACCACAGGCCCTCCACGACCGGATATCGGACGCTGTGGGCCACATTGACGCACTGGTGAACAACGCCGCTATCGCCACCTACGGGCCGTTCGCCGAAAGCGATCTCGAGGCCGAACGCGACCAGCTTCGAATCAACGTCGAGGCACCGATGGCGTTGACGCGACTGTATCTTCCGGCGATGCTCGAGCGAGACGACGGGATGGTGCTTACGGTAGCGTCCACGGCAGCCGTGCGTCCGGGGCCGACGATGGCGGGATACCACGCGAGCAAAGCGTACCTGCTCTCGTTTACGGAATCGATCGCTGCGGAGTGTCGCGAGACGGGCGTCACCGTCACCGCGCTCTGTCCGGGGCCGGTTTCGACGAGTATCCACGACCGCTGTGGGCGGGGTTCGACGTGGCTCGAGCGCCGGTTTATGTTCACACCGCAACAGGTCGCCGCGTCGGGATACCGGGCAGCCAAACGCGGTGATATCGTCTTCGTCCCCGGCTACCGAAACCGCGTAATACCCGTACTCTCGAGGCTGTTACCCAGCTCACTCAGACGTCGGCTCGGACACTGGGTGACGACCCCAGGTGTCGTTCCCTGGCGGTAA
- a CDS encoding YgaP family membrane protein has protein sequence METNVGGLDRTGRIAIGILLIAAGALALAGYWGIGLGVGVIAVLVGAILLVTGTTRKCPVNQAVGIDTSE, from the coding sequence ATGGAGACGAACGTTGGCGGTCTCGACCGTACGGGACGTATCGCTATCGGCATCCTGTTGATTGCAGCGGGTGCCCTCGCCCTCGCGGGGTACTGGGGAATCGGGCTCGGGGTCGGCGTGATCGCCGTCCTGGTCGGTGCTATCCTGCTGGTCACGGGTACCACGAGAAAATGTCCGGTCAACCAGGCCGTCGGTATCGACACGTCCGAGTGA
- the rdgB gene encoding RdgB/HAM1 family non-canonical purine NTP pyrophosphatase, protein MHTLRFVTGNEGKVEEAQAYLDGLATVEQVGYDYTEIQHDDLEEIAKRGARESYDAIAATDDEIDGVLVDDTGLFVDALGGFPGPYSAYVEGTVGVERVWELASAEENRRAHFRTVLAYADEDGVETFEGSVAGTLVEPRGEGGFGYDPIFAYNGQTLAEMTAAEKNAISHRGRALAAFADWYADRTEETTDDS, encoded by the coding sequence ATGCACACGCTTCGGTTCGTCACGGGAAACGAGGGAAAGGTCGAGGAGGCACAGGCGTACCTCGATGGACTCGCCACCGTCGAACAGGTGGGCTACGACTACACCGAGATTCAACACGACGACCTCGAGGAGATCGCGAAACGCGGGGCTCGAGAGAGCTACGACGCTATCGCCGCCACGGATGACGAGATAGACGGCGTTCTCGTCGACGACACGGGGCTGTTCGTCGACGCGCTGGGCGGCTTTCCCGGTCCGTACTCGGCTTACGTCGAGGGAACTGTCGGCGTCGAACGGGTCTGGGAGCTCGCCAGTGCGGAGGAGAACCGACGGGCGCACTTCCGAACGGTACTGGCCTACGCGGACGAAGACGGCGTCGAAACGTTCGAGGGGTCGGTGGCCGGCACCCTCGTCGAGCCACGAGGCGAGGGCGGTTTCGGTTACGACCCGATATTTGCGTACAACGGCCAGACGCTCGCGGAGATGACTGCCGCGGAAAAAAACGCCATCTCCCACCGCGGACGGGCGCTAGCAGCGTTTGCCGACTGGTACGCCGATCGAACGGAAGAGACGACGGACGACAGCTAG